TCAACGAATGTAAGGATTGAAACATTTAACATAGAATCGCTAATAAATAATTCTGTTATCAGAATGAGGAAAAATTTTGAGAATGAGAATATAAATCTAAATGTTCAAAATGACATAAAGCCGATTCTGATTGGAGACAGTTTCAGAATAAAAGCAGTAATAAGCCAGTTAATTGGTAGTGCGGTTATAAATAGTAGCAAGAATAGCAAGATTATTGTCAACGTCAATCAGAATTCAGAAATATTACAATTTACAGTACAAAACATAGGACTAAGCACTTCTAAAGAAAAATTAGAAAGAATAAATGCTGAACTAGAGAATACGAATTTGGTAATGTATCAAGAACTAGGAGAAGGATTAGCATTTATAAAACATCTTACACATCAGATGAAAGGAAATCTACGAGTGAAAGAGCGCAATAATTATGTAACTTTTTCATTTGATGTACCAACAATAGTTTGAATTATTCTTTAGGAGAATGCTATGAAAGAAAAGAAGAAAACAATTAACCAATGGATGGTACAAATTCCTCCAATACCAATTAAGTTGGTGAATGGAGAGAGTGAGAATATCGATGAATATATGGAAATAATAACAAAGCTAAGAAAAGCGAAGTATCAGGTCGAGGTAGCTGAATCATTGAAAGAATATTGTACAGATTTAATACAGGAGATTAAATATAGATTTAATATTGCAACGAGTGAAATTGCAAGGCTAGCAAGCGAGATCATGTTAAATGATTCGGAAAATAAAGATAAGCTGAAAACAATATTAAATCGATCAACAAATCTTCAAGAGTACTGTAATGATGTAGTTTACACGCTTAGAAGCGAAATTGAGAATGAAAATTTATGTTTAAAAAAATTTAGCATACAAAAGCTAGTAAAGAATGCCGTTAGGCGACTAGAAGACATTGCAAAAGAGAAAGATATAAAAATCAATTACAATTTTCAGTACAAAATGAAGGATATTGTGATTGGAAATAGTGATCATTTACAGGCTATATTAAGTCAATTAATAGGAAGCGTCATTAGATTTAATCACAGCTGCCAGGTTATAATTACAGTTCATTTGTTTACTGTAAAAAATTATATAAAAAGCGATAACATACTACAATTTAGAATACACGATACAGGAAGCGGTATTTCAAAAGAAAAATTAGGGAATATAAAAGCTAAATTAGCTGATTTTGAATTGGTACGAGACTATCCGCTAATGCTGGAATCAGGATTATGGTTTGTAAATTACCTTATTAATCAACTTAATGGAGAAATGGAAATAGAAAGCGAAAAAGACAAGTTTACAACCATTACTTGCAATATTCCAGTACAACTTTTTTAATCAAATTAATTCGCTTCTTTCCCAGTTTTTATCTGGGATTGAAGTATATAAAAAGTTTAATTTATTGTATAATTTATTAAAGATTATTTAGAGATGAAAAATGATAGACTTTTATAGCGAAAGCTTACTAAATAAGCTGTTTGAAACCAACGTAAGATTTGACACTAAAATTGATCTTGATAAAGTTGAAAAAGCAATATTTTATGCTAAAAAATATCATGGTCAGCAAAAGAGAGATACAGGAGAACTATACTACACACATCCATTAGAAGTAGCTTATATGGTTGCATACTACAGCTTTGAAACAGATACGATTATTACAGCAATACTACATGATACTATCGAAGACACAACACTAACCAAAGAAAAGATTGTTAAGGTATTCGGTAGAAAAATTGCGGAACAGGTTTCAGATCTCACCAGGATTAAGGATAATAAAAAAATTAGTTCTAGAGAGATGATTCAAACATTATATAACCGAAATAAAACAGAACTATTATTAATTAAGCTTTTCGACCGATTCCATAATATTCAGACCGTATCAATAAAACCTTATGAAAAAAGACAAGAAATCATACTAGAAACGCAGCAAGAATTTATACCTCTTGCTAAGTACCTTAATCTACCAGAAATTGCTATAGAGCTAAATAAATACTGTGAGCTTTATGTTAAAACTAAAGTTTAATAGGTGGTTAATGTAGTGAATTGCAGAAATTAAAATTCAATAAGAGAATGTTCATGTAAGTTATTTTGTTGTATAATTAAAAAAGGTAGAAAAAATGAAAAACATATGCATTTATCAAGATTTCTAGATCCAAAGAATGATGTAGCATTTAAAAAGATATTTGGATCAGAAAAAAACAAGGACATACTAATACATTTTCTGAACGATATATTGTTGTTTGAAGGAAATAGAAAAATAATAGAAGTAGAGTTTTTAGGAACGATATTAGATGCAGACATAGCGTCCAAAAAAGAATCAATAGTAGATGTTTTGTGTAAAGATAAAAACGGTGCGCAATATATAATAGAAATGCAAGTAGATCCTACACAAGGATTTGAAAAAAGAGCACAGTATTATGCAGCAAAAGCATATGGCAGGCAACCAAATAGAGGAAAAGAAGGAAAATACTCAGACCTAAAGGAAGTTATATTTATAGCAATAGCAGATTATAAATTGTTTCCAAATAAAGAAGACTATATATCAAGGCATGTAATATTGGATAAAAAGACATATGAGCATGATCTAAAGGACTTTTCATTTACCTTTATAGAATTACCAAAATTTAAAAAAGATAAAGTGGAAGAGTTGAATAATATAACAGAGAAGTGGTGCTATTTTTTTAAACATGCAAAAGAAACAACATTAGATGGATATAATAAAATAATAGGCGAAGATTTAATAATAAAAAGAGCGTATGAGGCATTAGATCAGTTTAATTGGAGTGAAGACGAACTAATAACCTATGAACAAGAGTTAAAGCGTATATGGGATAATAAAGCAGTCGAAGATTATAAACTCGAACGCGCTAAAGCTGAAGGCATAAAGCTCGGTGAGGCTAAAGGTAAAGCTGAAGGTAAAGCTGAAGGTAAAGCTGAAGGCATAAAGCTCGGTGAAGCTAAAGGTAAAGCTGAAGGTAAAGCTGAAGGTAAAGCTGAAGGCATAAAGCTCGGTGAAGCTAAAGGTAAAGCTGAAGGTAAAGCTGAAGGTAAAGCTGAAGGCATAAAGCTCGGTGAAGCTAAAGGTAAAGCTGAAGCAAAAAAAGATTTTGCAATAAAATTATTGAAATCTGAATTATCAGTTGAGACAATTGCTGAATATACGGATTTATCAATACAAGAAGTATTAAATTTAAAAAATAGTGTAAAATAATAAGAAATATACAACACAAAATCTTACTTTTGATGTGTTGTATGCTACTTCTATTAGATGCTTTATATCACACTACAAGCTCTAGTTTGTACTGAACATTGAGAAGGCCATTCTTTAAGGCCTCAATGTCCTTAACATGGCCGCACCATTCTTGACGAAAACTGTTTCATTTTAAGCCATGAAGGCGAATGTGGCGCTTAGTGTTTTCGTCTGGTTCAGAGGCAAATTTTAAAATCACAGCCGCTTTATTTTGCTGCTCTTTATCAAAAATATCTTTACCTATTGTAGTCCAATGATCCTGAACATTTGGATGTTGTGTTAAAGTTTCTTTTAGTGAAACAATTGCACCAAATAAAGTATTTGTTGGTAAGTGATCAAGCTTAGCTTTAGCAACTAATCCACCCATTTCGATAAGACGTCGAGTACGCATTTTACGTTCTTTAATTTTAAGGTTAACCTCATCCATGATTAGCCTAGCCTTTTTTTGTTGAAGAGTAATTTTTTGCTGCATAAGATTTGCCATGTTAGTAATTCAGAAAGATAAAAAAATCAGGCAAGAATATATCAAAATACAATTCCAGTAAAGAAAAAAAACCGCGCCTACCAAACCAACATCAAATAATTATAGTCAAAAAAACGTGAATTCAAGGTTAGAAGCTTCATTAAAGAATAAGCTTAAGCGGGTAGGTAAGCGCAGAAGCGCTTTTCCTCCCAAAGAACCGTACAAGCGAATTACTCCGCATACGGCTCAAGCAATTTACAAACAGCTGCAATAAGTTGTCCGCGATTACTGTGTACTTGTCGATGGCAGTTTTCATGCAATAAGCACAAATTGTTAATATGGTCAGTGCCACCACATCTTATAGGTGTTATATGATGTACATGAACACTTTCACCATTATCTATTAAATCAAAACAAACAAGACATTTACCCTTTTGTCTACGCCAAAGAATCTGCCTAGATTTAAACAAATACTTAGGGCTATCAGCCTGACGTTTATGCCAATATTCTCTAAGTTTTGAATTATCAGGAGAAGATTTACCTTTAACAAGAATATGTCGTTTAATCGTTGTCCATTGTAATTTCCATAGATATAGATCTTTATTCATAAAGACCCAATTATCATTTCTGCCTTTAATGCGACCCCAATACTTTTTCTTAAGCCATTCCCAGGATTTTTTAGGATGTTTTCTACATGCAAATCTTGCTTGTCGAATCCACATCCAACAGTCTAAATTGGAAAAAATTTTCTTGGACACAACTTTGTTGAAATAACTGCACCATCCAAATATTTTAGAATTTAGATTATCAATTATTCTATCAATATTCCATGAGAAACTTTTTTTCCATTCTATTGACATTCGTTTTTTAAACGACTTTATAGAGTCTTTAGACGGTTTAACTAGTAGAGCTACACCTCTTCTTGTACTATTGGTTTTATATTGTCGAATATTAAATCCAAGGAAATCAAAACCTTCATTAATATGAAGTATCCTGGTTTTTTCCTTTGACAATTCTAAGCCTCTAATACTTAACCAATCATTAATAATACTTTTGGCT
This genomic interval from Orientia tsutsugamushi contains the following:
- a CDS encoding sensor histidine kinase, translated to MPIQDEGQNKINKLTEKLSTEGINSTTIKQIDAELQKLYFQLEESEQVSINCIEWIQYFRLIVNNYDRKKVNIIASLNGMIFLFRQYIASTNVRIETFNIESLINNSVIRMRKNFENENINLNVQNDIKPILIGDSFRIKAVISQLIGSAVINSSKNSKIIVNVNQNSEILQFTVQNIGLSTSKEKLERINAELENTNLVMYQELGEGLAFIKHLTHQMKGNLRVKERNNYVTFSFDVPTIV
- a CDS encoding HD domain-containing protein, coding for MIDFYSESLLNKLFETNVRFDTKIDLDKVEKAIFYAKKYHGQQKRDTGELYYTHPLEVAYMVAYYSFETDTIITAILHDTIEDTTLTKEKIVKVFGRKIAEQVSDLTRIKDNKKISSREMIQTLYNRNKTELLLIKLFDRFHNIQTVSIKPYEKRQEIILETQQEFIPLAKYLNLPEIAIELNKYCELYVKTKV
- a CDS encoding sensor histidine kinase, which translates into the protein MKEKKKTINQWMVQIPPIPIKLVNGESENIDEYMEIITKLRKAKYQVEVAESLKEYCTDLIQEIKYRFNIATSEIARLASEIMLNDSENKDKLKTILNRSTNLQEYCNDVVYTLRSEIENENLCLKKFSIQKLVKNAVRRLEDIAKEKDIKINYNFQYKMKDIVIGNSDHLQAILSQLIGSVIRFNHSCQVIITVHLFTVKNYIKSDNILQFRIHDTGSGISKEKLGNIKAKLADFELVRDYPLMLESGLWFVNYLINQLNGEMEIESEKDKFTTITCNIPVQLF
- a CDS encoding Rpn family recombination-promoting nuclease/putative transposase, producing the protein MHLSRFLDPKNDVAFKKIFGSEKNKDILIHFLNDILLFEGNRKIIEVEFLGTILDADIASKKESIVDVLCKDKNGAQYIIEMQVDPTQGFEKRAQYYAAKAYGRQPNRGKEGKYSDLKEVIFIAIADYKLFPNKEDYISRHVILDKKTYEHDLKDFSFTFIELPKFKKDKVEELNNITEKWCYFFKHAKETTLDGYNKIIGEDLIIKRAYEALDQFNWSEDELITYEQELKRIWDNKAVEDYKLERAKAEGIKLGEAKGKAEGKAEGKAEGIKLGEAKGKAEGKAEGKAEGIKLGEAKGKAEGKAEGKAEGIKLGEAKGKAEAKKDFAIKLLKSELSVETIAEYTDLSIQEVLNLKNSVK